A DNA window from Halomonas zincidurans B6 contains the following coding sequences:
- the corA gene encoding magnesium/cobalt transporter CorA — protein sequence MIRTFELHRQTIMEVTEETQPLARRLAHSTWIDAHEPDEDERDRLNAFLADELPAGEDVEEIESSARYFVDADGIHVHSLFLSQSEGRHGNTTVAFILQPERLITFRDCELADFRLLRLRARSGQVEASSAQTLMMTIFEQKVENLADTLEDIHRKLEDVSHLVLEEEGSDLEDAIDQLAKLEDSNGKIRLCLMDTQRSVSFLIRHLRGHSEIQETAREVMRDVETLMSHTAFLFDKINFLMDSTQGFINIQQNQIIKIFSIAAVVFLPPTLVASIYGMNFTYMPELSWRFGYPLALGLMVVAGVSPYLYFKHKNWL from the coding sequence ATGATTCGTACCTTCGAGCTTCACCGCCAGACCATCATGGAAGTCACCGAGGAGACGCAGCCGCTGGCCCGGCGCCTCGCGCACTCCACCTGGATCGATGCCCACGAGCCCGACGAAGACGAACGCGATCGGCTCAACGCCTTTCTCGCCGACGAACTGCCCGCCGGAGAGGATGTCGAGGAAATCGAGTCCTCGGCGCGCTATTTCGTCGACGCCGACGGCATCCACGTCCACTCGCTGTTCCTCTCCCAGAGCGAAGGTCGCCACGGCAACACCACGGTCGCCTTCATCCTGCAGCCGGAGCGGCTGATCACCTTCCGCGACTGCGAGCTCGCCGATTTCCGGCTGCTGCGGCTGCGCGCGCGCAGCGGCCAGGTCGAGGCGAGCTCCGCGCAGACGCTGATGATGACCATCTTCGAGCAGAAGGTCGAAAACCTCGCCGATACATTGGAGGACATTCACCGCAAGCTCGAGGATGTCAGCCATCTGGTCCTCGAGGAGGAAGGCTCGGATCTCGAGGACGCCATCGACCAGCTCGCCAAGCTCGAGGACAGCAACGGCAAGATCCGGCTGTGCCTGATGGACACCCAGCGCTCGGTGTCGTTCCTGATTCGCCATTTGCGCGGCCACAGCGAGATTCAGGAGACCGCCCGCGAGGTGATGCGCGACGTCGAGACGCTGATGAGTCACACCGCCTTTCTGTTCGACAAGATCAACTTCCTGATGGACTCCACCCAGGGCTTCATCAACATTCAGCAGAACCAGATCATCAAGATCTTCTCGATCGCTGCCGTGGTGTTCCTGCCGCCGACCCTGGTCGCCAGCATCTACGGCATGAATTTCACCTATATGCCCGAACTCAGCTGGAGATTCGGCTATCCGCTCGCACTGGGGCTGATGGTGGTCGCTGGCGTATCGCCGTACCTGTATTTCAAGCACAAGAACTGGTTATAG